A single genomic interval of Antarcticibacterium arcticum harbors:
- a CDS encoding glycosyltransferase family 2 protein, translated as MKILIHYKAKYPIKVISSDPEEIKLVSTTCTGALWELAEKFPEELIGWCEQDIVGNLFLENWKKVFHHDFVMASFPVKNSFLPESIGYVDTMPFINITKNVSYGTWLMSSDVGGLRGAVLQRFFPLLKNEKNLGYLLNSIAKIGQQNGLFCYSEPELVKSSQNNYNSGIASKRDLFRFVYQHYTFSRVAVLLLCFLIYEKSFPFLSYVRSFFNTKHYRKAIDLSGDINVSKKKIGESETIDVIIPTMGRSSYIYDVLKDFSAQTHLPKRIIIIEQNPDPSSFSDLDFIKTEIWPFEIVHHFIHRTGACNARNIALEIVQSDYVFFADDDIRLGKNLLENIFTEIKKYSICALNLNCRQPGEQTTFGKIKQWGSFGSGTTVVKSNFAKRCKFIAAFEHGHGEDADFGKQLRDIGCDIIYHPELELLHLKAPIGGFRQKPELEWEKEKPLPKPSPTVMVYAIRNYTREQMRGYQVSLYIKFYSRQGIKNPISYISSMRKKWRKSADWAKKLMKEKGG; from the coding sequence TTGAAGATACTTATTCATTATAAAGCTAAATATCCCATAAAGGTTATTTCTTCAGATCCTGAAGAAATAAAATTAGTTAGCACAACCTGTACCGGTGCATTATGGGAGCTTGCAGAAAAGTTTCCTGAAGAATTGATCGGGTGGTGCGAGCAAGATATAGTGGGCAACTTATTTTTAGAAAACTGGAAAAAAGTTTTTCACCATGATTTTGTAATGGCCTCTTTTCCTGTCAAAAATTCTTTCCTTCCAGAAAGCATTGGTTATGTAGATACAATGCCATTCATCAATATTACTAAAAATGTTTCTTATGGAACATGGTTAATGAGTAGCGATGTTGGAGGTTTAAGAGGCGCTGTATTACAAAGATTTTTTCCGTTGCTAAAAAATGAGAAAAATCTTGGTTATTTGCTAAATTCGATTGCTAAAATAGGGCAGCAAAACGGATTATTTTGTTATAGCGAGCCGGAATTAGTGAAGTCTTCTCAAAATAATTATAACTCGGGAATAGCAAGTAAAAGGGACTTATTCCGGTTTGTTTATCAACATTATACTTTTTCCCGGGTGGCTGTATTACTCCTTTGTTTTTTGATTTATGAGAAATCTTTTCCATTTCTATCATATGTAAGAAGTTTCTTTAACACCAAACATTATCGAAAGGCCATCGATCTCTCTGGTGACATTAATGTTTCAAAAAAAAAAATTGGAGAATCCGAAACTATAGATGTAATTATACCAACAATGGGACGATCTTCTTATATCTATGATGTGCTCAAAGATTTTTCCGCTCAAACACACCTTCCAAAAAGAATAATAATAATAGAACAAAATCCTGACCCAAGTTCTTTTTCAGATCTTGATTTTATCAAGACTGAAATTTGGCCTTTTGAAATTGTACACCATTTCATACATCGTACTGGGGCTTGTAACGCCAGAAATATAGCCCTGGAAATAGTTCAATCGGATTATGTCTTTTTTGCAGATGATGATATACGCTTAGGTAAAAATCTTCTGGAGAATATTTTTACCGAAATAAAAAAGTATAGTATTTGTGCTTTAAATCTGAACTGCAGGCAACCGGGAGAACAAACAACTTTCGGAAAAATCAAACAATGGGGGAGTTTTGGATCAGGTACGACTGTCGTAAAATCTAATTTCGCCAAAAGATGTAAATTTATAGCTGCTTTTGAACATGGTCATGGAGAAGATGCCGATTTTGGAAAACAACTAAGAGATATCGGTTGCGATATTATCTACCATCCTGAGCTTGAACTTTTACATTTAAAAGCGCCTATCGGTGGTTTTCGGCAAAAACCCGAATTGGAGTGGGAGAAGGAAAAGCCTCTGCCAAAGCCTTCTCCTACAGTTATGGTGTATGCTATTAGAAATTATACCCGGGAACAAATGAGAGGGTACCAAGTTTCTTTGTATATCAAATTTTATTCCCGGCAGGGAATTAAGAATCCTATTTCTTATATATCCTCGATGAGAAAAAAATGGAGGAAAAGTGCTGATTGGGCGAAAAAGCTTATGAAGGAAAAAGGAGGCTAA
- a CDS encoding glycosyltransferase — translation MSFSIFTHVLHTIEKEKFVAYAPYIREMNIWLKHVGKVEIVAPLKKCSTIEVNGGEYYQHQKLVFSAIPSVHLLTFKSISSSFWKLPLIFLKVFNSMLRAEHVHLRCPGNIGLIGCLLQIFFPHKPKTAKYAGNWDPEAKQPWSYKLQKWILSNTILTRNMTVLVYGKWPNQTKNILPFFTASFKESEKEVVIKDFKSPYKFLFVGGLVIGKQPSFAIKLVEALNNRSIPAEIHIYGDGPLKNDLEKVAKNKDYIHLHGNQPLDVLKQHYKDAHFLILASKSEGWPKAVAEAMFFGCIPIATAVSCVPWMLAAPPPPKGEAKMSPLLKGGF, via the coding sequence ATGTCATTTTCTATATTTACTCATGTGCTACATACTATCGAGAAGGAAAAATTCGTGGCATATGCGCCTTACATAAGAGAGATGAATATTTGGTTAAAGCATGTAGGAAAGGTAGAGATAGTTGCGCCACTAAAAAAGTGTTCAACAATCGAAGTAAATGGGGGTGAATATTATCAGCATCAGAAACTGGTTTTTTCTGCAATACCTTCCGTCCACCTTTTGACCTTTAAATCAATTTCAAGTTCTTTTTGGAAATTACCTTTAATATTTTTAAAAGTATTTAATTCAATGCTGCGAGCCGAACATGTGCATCTCCGCTGTCCCGGGAATATAGGATTAATTGGATGTTTATTACAAATCTTTTTTCCGCACAAACCAAAGACCGCAAAATACGCCGGCAACTGGGATCCGGAAGCAAAACAGCCCTGGTCCTATAAACTACAGAAATGGATATTAAGCAATACAATTTTAACCCGCAATATGACGGTTCTGGTGTATGGGAAATGGCCGAATCAAACAAAAAATATTCTGCCATTTTTCACCGCTTCTTTTAAAGAAAGCGAAAAAGAAGTAGTCATAAAAGATTTTAAGTCGCCATATAAATTTCTGTTTGTCGGCGGTTTGGTAATAGGAAAGCAACCTTCATTTGCCATAAAACTAGTTGAAGCTTTAAATAATAGAAGCATTCCGGCAGAAATACATATATACGGGGACGGGCCACTAAAAAATGATTTGGAAAAGGTAGCTAAAAATAAGGATTATATCCATCTTCATGGAAATCAGCCGCTTGATGTTTTAAAACAGCATTATAAAGATGCACACTTTCTTATCCTTGCCTCAAAAAGCGAAGGCTGGCCCAAAGCGGTTGCAGAGGCTATGTTCTTTGGGTGTATCCCGATCGCGACAGCGGTGAGTTGTGTACCTTGGATGCTAGCAGCCCCCCCGCCCCCAAAGGGGGAGGCAAAAATGTCACCATTACTAAAAGGGGGATTTTGA
- a CDS encoding NAD(P)-dependent oxidoreductase: protein MKILITEPLDFSNENLKLLKEVAEVKIGPFTRMELIKEIEDMEVLILRLNHFIDREVFLKADNLQYILTPTTGLNHIDLEEAAARNIEIISLIGETEFLATIPSTGEHTWALLLSLLRKIPQGFDHVKKGGWERDQFKAHNLCHYTLGLLGFGRVGKQIAEYAKVFKMPFVFYDINPELRDHPNACNSLEELLKKIDILSIHIPLNDQNSQFLNGSNLTHLKRGTYIVNTSRGELIDEDYIAEALKAKELGGYATDVLANEIIREKRKENPLMKIAATVDNLIITPHIAGATYESMWKTEEFVIRKWLKNLDTSNNTWPKMR from the coding sequence ATGAAAATTTTAATAACCGAACCATTAGACTTTTCTAATGAAAATCTTAAACTCCTCAAGGAAGTTGCGGAAGTTAAAATCGGCCCTTTTACAAGAATGGAACTTATAAAGGAGATTGAGGATATGGAAGTTTTAATTCTTCGGCTTAATCATTTTATTGATAGGGAGGTTTTCCTAAAAGCTGATAATTTGCAGTATATCCTGACACCTACCACCGGGTTAAACCATATCGATCTGGAAGAAGCAGCAGCAAGAAACATAGAAATAATTTCCCTTATAGGTGAAACAGAGTTTTTAGCGACAATTCCTTCTACTGGAGAACATACGTGGGCGCTTTTGCTCTCTTTACTTAGAAAGATCCCCCAGGGATTTGATCACGTGAAGAAAGGTGGTTGGGAAAGAGATCAATTTAAAGCCCACAATCTTTGCCACTATACCCTGGGTTTATTAGGTTTTGGCAGGGTAGGAAAACAAATTGCTGAATATGCAAAAGTTTTTAAAATGCCCTTTGTTTTTTACGACATTAACCCTGAATTACGAGACCATCCTAATGCTTGTAACTCCCTTGAGGAATTACTTAAAAAGATTGATATTCTTTCCATACACATTCCTTTAAATGACCAAAATTCTCAATTCTTAAATGGATCAAATCTAACACACCTAAAACGGGGAACATATATTGTTAATACATCCCGGGGGGAATTAATTGATGAAGATTATATTGCAGAAGCATTAAAAGCTAAAGAATTAGGTGGATATGCAACAGATGTGCTTGCGAACGAGATTATAAGGGAAAAAAGAAAGGAAAATCCATTAATGAAAATAGCAGCTACTGTTGATAATTTAATAATTACTCCTCATATTGCCGGTGCAACGTATGAATCCATGTGGAAGACCGAGGAATTTGTAATTCGCAAATGGCTTAAGAATCTCGATACATCAAATAACACTTGGCCAAAAATGAGATAG
- a CDS encoding glycosyltransferase family 4 protein, whose amino-acid sequence MHIAFLTPEFPHLKSTPSGGLGTSIKNLAISLVEKNIKVSIFIYGQEQDLKLEENGISFHFIKQKKYKFLGWYSYRKFLQQYLSKEIKEKNIDLIEAPDWTGITAFINLNCPVIIRMHGSDAYFCHLEGRKQKWKNHFFEKQAIKRANALVSVSNFTAVQTKKIFKLHKPITVIPNSLDLSLFPPSNKVSDKNRLLYFGTIIRKKGVLELAGIFNQVIIKKPEAQLFLIGKDVVDILKKQSTLELFKAKLIPEARKQIKYFREVSYLEIKEHLAETTVVVLPSFAEALPMTWLEAMAMEKAMVTSNIGWANELMIDGETGYTENPKDHKAYARKICVFLNDAKLARQMGKKARQQVFSKFSTKKVVHQNIRFYEMVILGI is encoded by the coding sequence ATGCACATAGCATTTCTCACTCCGGAATTTCCTCATTTAAAATCTACCCCCTCCGGAGGATTAGGAACCAGCATTAAAAATCTTGCCATCTCTCTGGTGGAAAAAAACATCAAAGTGAGCATTTTTATTTATGGCCAGGAACAGGATCTTAAATTGGAAGAAAATGGAATTTCATTTCATTTCATCAAACAGAAAAAATATAAGTTCCTGGGTTGGTACTCTTATAGAAAATTCCTTCAGCAATACCTTAGTAAGGAGATAAAAGAGAAAAACATTGATTTAATTGAAGCTCCGGACTGGACAGGTATCACTGCATTTATAAATCTTAATTGCCCCGTCATAATCCGAATGCATGGTTCAGATGCCTACTTCTGTCATCTTGAGGGAAGGAAGCAAAAATGGAAAAATCATTTTTTTGAAAAGCAGGCAATAAAAAGAGCTAATGCCCTCGTATCTGTCAGTAATTTTACCGCGGTTCAAACAAAGAAAATATTTAAATTACATAAACCAATTACTGTTATACCAAATAGCCTCGATTTATCTCTATTTCCTCCTTCAAATAAAGTCTCAGACAAAAACCGGCTCCTTTATTTCGGGACTATTATTAGAAAAAAAGGAGTGCTTGAACTGGCTGGTATTTTTAATCAGGTAATTATAAAAAAGCCCGAAGCACAACTTTTCCTGATAGGGAAAGACGTGGTAGATATATTAAAAAAACAATCCACTCTTGAACTCTTTAAGGCAAAACTTATCCCAGAAGCAAGAAAGCAAATAAAATATTTTAGGGAAGTGAGTTATTTGGAAATAAAAGAACATTTGGCTGAGACAACAGTAGTTGTTTTACCAAGTTTTGCGGAGGCCTTACCAATGACCTGGCTGGAGGCAATGGCAATGGAAAAAGCAATGGTCACCTCCAACATAGGCTGGGCAAATGAATTAATGATCGATGGGGAAACAGGCTATACAGAAAACCCGAAAGATCATAAAGCTTATGCAAGAAAAATATGCGTTTTTCTCAATGATGCAAAATTAGCCCGACAAATGGGCAAGAAGGCAAGACAGCAGGTTTTTTCCAAATTTTCTACAAAAAAAGTGGTACACCAGAATATCCGGTTTTATGAAATGGTGATATTAGGAATTTAA
- a CDS encoding acylneuraminate cytidylyltransferase family protein, translating into MRILGIIPARGGSKGVPGKNIMDIAGKPLISYAIEAGRNSSSLAKIIVSTEDKTIAKIARGSGCDVLLRSKELALDNSNVVEAVLEVLLQLEKENNNFDAVMLLQPTAPLRTGIDIDNAIELLKENPVDAIISMVPVGDNHPARMYEVKEGKMTSLMPQFETESRQKLPPLYIRNGCIYLIKTAVLKRERSFMPTSKMAYIMDPKWAVNIDTTLDVVILKSVIAEWKDQAK; encoded by the coding sequence ATGAGGATTCTTGGAATTATTCCCGCACGGGGAGGAAGTAAAGGAGTACCCGGGAAAAATATTATGGACATTGCGGGAAAACCTCTTATTTCCTATGCTATTGAAGCGGGTAGAAATTCTTCCTCCCTTGCAAAAATTATAGTAAGTACCGAAGATAAAACAATTGCGAAAATAGCTAGGGGAAGTGGCTGTGACGTCTTACTTCGTTCAAAGGAATTAGCTTTGGATAACTCCAATGTTGTAGAGGCTGTACTGGAAGTGCTTCTCCAACTTGAAAAAGAAAATAATAATTTTGATGCTGTGATGTTGCTGCAGCCAACAGCTCCTTTACGCACTGGCATTGATATAGATAATGCGATTGAACTTTTAAAAGAAAATCCGGTAGATGCAATTATAAGTATGGTACCAGTAGGGGACAATCACCCTGCGAGGATGTATGAAGTTAAGGAAGGGAAGATGACAAGCCTGATGCCACAATTTGAAACAGAAAGTAGGCAGAAACTGCCGCCATTGTACATACGGAACGGCTGTATTTATCTCATAAAAACAGCTGTGCTTAAACGGGAGCGAAGTTTTATGCCGACCTCTAAAATGGCATATATAATGGATCCCAAATGGGCTGTTAATATAGATACAACTCTGGATGTCGTAATTTTAAAAAGTGTAATAGCTGAATGGAAGGACCAGGCCAAATGA
- a CDS encoding glycosyltransferase family 4 protein, producing MRTIFLSFTIAESSVSDYFSELSNRLAAEFQVIIITDGKKVRPEGISSKIKIFKWPSKRPTNWSDLRFLIQMVKRYRPEIMLSVFGSVNMFLIVGFLLGVKTRIAWSRTISAQFASKKSLQMRKKYVYKLATHIFANSKATKLDLVQNFGVPEIKIEVVYNAVKQPLDRTNNIIKNKIVYVGRMHPSKGVLTLLQAMPLVISKFPDVNLVLVGGELEGKEIKDLKAKAEVLEIGKSISFLGNRPKICVLEEFSEAYCTVVPSLVEAFGFVVIESFSVKTPVVGSNTSGIAEIVRDGKDGFLFEPGNSEDLAFNLIKLLGNPELRKNFSEGCYQRFLEEFEIKKSTQKLVLKISDLASV from the coding sequence TTGAGAACAATATTTCTTTCGTTTACAATTGCAGAATCTTCAGTGTCTGATTATTTCAGTGAATTATCGAACCGTTTAGCGGCAGAGTTCCAGGTTATCATTATTACAGACGGAAAAAAAGTTAGGCCTGAAGGAATTTCTTCAAAAATTAAGATTTTTAAATGGCCTTCAAAAAGACCAACAAATTGGAGTGATTTAAGGTTTTTAATCCAGATGGTTAAAAGATACCGACCTGAAATAATGTTATCGGTTTTTGGATCAGTTAATATGTTTCTTATCGTAGGTTTCCTGCTAGGGGTAAAAACAAGAATAGCCTGGAGCCGTACTATTTCAGCTCAATTTGCATCCAAAAAAAGTTTGCAAATGCGTAAAAAATATGTTTATAAGTTAGCCACCCACATATTCGCCAATTCTAAAGCTACAAAATTAGATTTAGTGCAAAATTTTGGAGTGCCGGAGATTAAAATTGAAGTCGTCTATAATGCAGTGAAACAGCCTTTAGATAGAACCAATAATATTATTAAAAATAAAATTGTTTATGTTGGCAGAATGCATCCATCTAAAGGAGTTTTGACCTTACTTCAAGCTATGCCGTTGGTCATTTCTAAATTTCCGGATGTTAATCTTGTGCTTGTAGGTGGAGAGTTGGAAGGAAAGGAAATAAAAGATCTGAAGGCAAAGGCAGAAGTCCTTGAAATTGGGAAAAGCATATCTTTCTTGGGTAATCGACCTAAAATATGTGTTCTTGAGGAATTTTCTGAAGCCTATTGTACCGTTGTGCCATCGCTGGTGGAAGCCTTTGGGTTTGTTGTTATTGAAAGCTTTTCAGTTAAAACACCTGTCGTGGGGTCGAACACCTCTGGGATTGCGGAGATTGTAAGAGACGGCAAGGACGGTTTTCTGTTTGAGCCAGGAAATTCGGAAGATTTAGCTTTCAATTTAATAAAATTGCTTGGAAATCCAGAATTGCGTAAAAACTTTAGTGAAGGGTGCTATCAACGGTTCTTAGAGGAATTTGAAATAAAAAAATCAACACAGAAATTAGTCCTTAAAATATCCGATTTAGCAAGTGTATGA
- a CDS encoding glycosyltransferase family 2 protein codes for MRFSLIICTYHRPEALKILLESVKRQTVLPHQILIIDGSRDYHTKSIIERGFIGNMKYYKVEEENRGLTRQRNFGVEKLNEDIEVVFFLDDDTILFPDYFEQILKTYREFPYALGVSGYIVNEQNWTEIRKNTMKSNKDFIFDGWTRKEGSRFILRKKFGLSPNVPPGFMPDFSHGYSSGFLPPSGKPYEVEMLMGGIASYKKEVFEKLNFSSYFEGYGLYEDADFSLRVSKMGKLYVNTGAKVEHHHAVAGRPNKFIYGKMVVRNGWYVWRLKNPRPSLLAKIKWNATSFLLTLVRFSNVFNTKERVEAFTEAVGRTMGWFSLMFNKPKV; via the coding sequence ATGAGATTTAGTTTAATCATTTGCACCTACCACCGACCGGAGGCTTTAAAGATATTACTAGAATCTGTAAAGCGCCAAACGGTCCTGCCTCACCAAATTTTGATCATAGACGGTTCAAGAGATTACCATACAAAATCCATTATTGAGAGGGGGTTCATTGGGAATATGAAATATTACAAAGTGGAAGAAGAAAATCGCGGTCTCACTCGCCAACGAAATTTCGGAGTGGAGAAACTCAACGAAGATATTGAAGTGGTTTTCTTTTTGGATGATGATACCATATTATTTCCTGATTATTTTGAACAAATTCTGAAAACTTACCGAGAATTCCCTTACGCTCTTGGAGTTTCAGGTTATATCGTTAATGAACAAAATTGGACTGAGATCCGAAAAAACACTATGAAATCAAATAAGGATTTTATTTTCGATGGGTGGACTCGGAAAGAAGGCTCTAGATTTATACTTCGAAAGAAATTTGGATTATCTCCCAATGTTCCTCCTGGATTTATGCCAGACTTCTCTCATGGTTATTCCTCCGGCTTTTTACCCCCATCAGGTAAGCCCTATGAGGTTGAAATGCTGATGGGAGGAATTGCTAGTTATAAAAAAGAGGTTTTTGAAAAATTGAACTTTTCCTCATATTTTGAGGGTTACGGGCTCTACGAAGATGCAGATTTCTCCTTGAGGGTTTCCAAAATGGGAAAGCTTTATGTCAATACAGGTGCTAAAGTGGAGCATCACCACGCTGTAGCAGGGAGGCCAAATAAATTTATTTATGGAAAAATGGTGGTAAGGAATGGTTGGTACGTATGGCGTTTGAAAAATCCTCGTCCATCTCTTCTAGCAAAAATTAAATGGAATGCTACTTCATTTTTACTTACTTTGGTGCGGTTCTCCAATGTTTTCAATACTAAAGAAAGAGTAGAAGCCTTTACTGAAGCTGTAGGACGGACTATGGGGTGGTTTAGTTTAATGTTCAATAAACCGAAGGTTTAA
- a CDS encoding FkbM family methyltransferase: MKNSRLKTVRWICKFLPPIVAQQVRKKLISNQEAEEMAMDFERRSFTGGVFRSNTKDFHAFKFFVHGYFDWRNIVLAKSVLKVKKGDFIEVGANIGTETISLAKINQFNMVHAFEPVPQNFEALKQIKKDNNFNNLHLYNCLVSDYSGIANFKFPPENRSGSGFITNHQENNTKEIKVITLDQEFSTISSCALIITDVEGFDYNVLKGGLNLINKHKPFLIIEANKNLLEKRAKISVTQLYEKLIEMQYEVYYIQKLGIKEVVPSEFVNQPNKNWFCIPKQYSGSKNKFSQTIFLNAINPFYNYIII; the protein is encoded by the coding sequence ATGAAAAATAGCAGGTTAAAAACGGTACGGTGGATTTGCAAATTTTTACCCCCCATTGTTGCTCAACAGGTAAGAAAAAAGTTAATTAGTAATCAAGAGGCAGAGGAAATGGCAATGGATTTTGAAAGAAGATCTTTTACGGGAGGGGTCTTTCGAAGCAATACCAAAGATTTCCATGCCTTTAAATTTTTTGTTCACGGTTATTTTGATTGGAGGAATATAGTTTTGGCTAAAAGTGTTCTAAAAGTTAAAAAAGGGGACTTTATAGAAGTGGGTGCTAATATAGGCACCGAAACCATTTCCCTCGCGAAGATAAATCAATTCAATATGGTCCACGCTTTTGAGCCTGTTCCCCAAAATTTCGAAGCTTTAAAACAAATTAAAAAGGACAATAATTTTAATAATCTTCATTTGTATAACTGCCTTGTTTCTGATTATTCTGGAATTGCAAATTTCAAATTTCCTCCTGAAAATAGATCGGGGTCTGGCTTTATAACAAATCATCAAGAAAATAATACAAAAGAAATAAAAGTTATAACCTTAGATCAGGAATTTTCTACTATATCATCTTGTGCTTTAATAATAACAGATGTAGAAGGATTTGATTATAACGTATTGAAGGGTGGGTTAAATCTGATTAATAAACATAAGCCTTTTTTAATAATAGAAGCAAATAAGAATTTATTGGAAAAAAGAGCAAAAATATCAGTTACTCAGTTATATGAGAAATTAATAGAAATGCAATATGAAGTATATTACATTCAAAAATTAGGGATAAAAGAAGTAGTGCCATCTGAATTTGTTAATCAACCAAATAAAAATTGGTTTTGTATTCCTAAGCAATATTCTGGTTCGAAGAACAAATTCTCTCAGACCATTTTTTTAAATGCAATCAATCCTTTTTATAATTATATAATAATTTAA
- a CDS encoding glycosyltransferase family 4 protein, giving the protein MIGTKYIAVICNYVLKPERIGGMDRFFVAYDSACKERGLRVDWFFSHCKPHSFYENLNVFASENTSAIEQFFNQDITSKRYDIVITHFVELCTPMFRKIKTAHHSYIIAIDHNPRPIQGFPLKKRIKNRIKGRLYGRNIDCFGGVSQYTVDHILMDYGKQIAGKTHLVYNGIDTSIYKKRTEENFGRMIVASHLRESKGIQDLIEAVNLLSAQLKNMLKIDIFGEGPSEKVLKAKVADYNLEQQIVFNGSSSKLPELLQGYSFLLQPTYMECFSLSILESLAANVPVITTPVGGNPEIIINGYHGFLFKAGDIRELASILEKVLEKDLIIGKDVSTKIVREFSLEKMVQGHLKLLPCT; this is encoded by the coding sequence ATGATTGGAACCAAATACATAGCGGTTATTTGCAATTATGTGTTGAAACCTGAGAGAATTGGCGGGATGGATCGGTTTTTTGTGGCATATGATAGTGCCTGCAAAGAAAGAGGGTTGCGGGTGGACTGGTTTTTCAGCCACTGTAAACCTCATTCTTTTTATGAGAATTTAAATGTATTTGCTTCTGAAAATACATCTGCAATAGAGCAATTTTTCAATCAGGATATTACTTCCAAAAGATATGATATTGTAATCACCCATTTTGTAGAATTATGCACCCCTATGTTTAGGAAAATTAAAACAGCCCACCACTCTTATATTATCGCTATAGATCATAATCCAAGACCAATACAGGGATTTCCTTTAAAAAAGAGAATAAAGAACAGAATAAAAGGGAGGTTGTACGGCAGGAATATAGATTGCTTTGGAGGGGTATCCCAATATACGGTTGACCATATTTTGATGGACTATGGGAAACAAATTGCAGGAAAAACTCACCTGGTTTATAACGGAATAGATACTTCGATTTACAAAAAGAGGACAGAGGAGAATTTTGGAAGAATGATCGTGGCTTCACATTTACGGGAATCTAAAGGAATACAGGATCTGATAGAGGCCGTAAATTTACTTTCCGCACAACTTAAAAACATGCTAAAAATTGATATTTTTGGAGAGGGTCCAAGCGAAAAAGTTCTTAAGGCCAAAGTTGCTGACTACAACCTGGAGCAGCAAATAGTTTTTAATGGCAGTTCTTCAAAATTACCTGAGTTGTTACAGGGGTATTCATTTCTTCTGCAACCCACCTATATGGAGTGTTTCAGTTTATCTATCCTTGAAAGTCTTGCCGCCAATGTCCCGGTGATTACAACTCCGGTGGGTGGAAATCCCGAGATAATCATTAATGGGTATCATGGCTTTTTATTTAAAGCGGGTGACATCCGGGAACTCGCCTCCATTCTTGAAAAGGTTTTGGAGAAGGACTTAATAATTGGAAAGGATGTTAGCACTAAGATAGTGAGGGAATTTTCACTTGAAAAAATGGTACAGGGGCATCTAAAATTACTGCCATGCACATAG